One window of Burkholderia thailandensis E264 genomic DNA carries:
- a CDS encoding aspartate kinase — protein sequence MALIVHKYGGTSMGSVERIKNVAKRVAKWHQAGHQMVVVPSAMSGETNRLLGLAKEISSQPSPRELDMIASTGEQVSVGLLSIAMQEIGVEAVSYAGWQVPIKTDSAYTKARIHSIDDERVRRDLDAGKVVIITGFQGVDPDGHITTLGRGGSDTSAVAVAAALEADECLIYTDVDGVYTTDPRVVEEARRLDSVTFEEMLEMASLGSKVLQIRSVEFAGKYRVKTRVLSSLTDPQIPLDEEMRSGTLITFEEDETMEKAVISGIAFQRDEARIAVMGVPDKPGIAYQILGPVADANIDVDMIIQNQSVEGKTDFTFTVGRGDYQKAMDILTNQVKGHVNAEQVLGDPKVSKVSVVGVGMRSHVGVASTMFRTLSEEGINIQMISTSEIKISVLIDEKYMELAVRALHKAFELDQA from the coding sequence ATGGCACTCATCGTACATAAATACGGCGGCACTTCGATGGGCTCGGTCGAGCGCATCAAGAACGTCGCGAAACGCGTCGCAAAATGGCATCAGGCCGGGCACCAGATGGTGGTCGTGCCGTCCGCGATGTCCGGCGAAACGAACCGCCTGCTCGGTCTCGCGAAAGAGATCTCGAGCCAGCCGAGCCCGCGCGAGCTCGACATGATCGCGTCGACGGGCGAGCAGGTCAGCGTCGGCCTCTTGTCGATCGCAATGCAGGAAATCGGCGTCGAGGCGGTGAGCTACGCCGGCTGGCAGGTGCCGATCAAGACCGACAGCGCGTACACGAAGGCGCGCATTCATTCGATCGACGACGAGCGCGTGCGCCGCGATCTCGACGCGGGCAAGGTCGTCATCATCACGGGTTTTCAGGGCGTCGATCCGGACGGCCACATCACGACGCTTGGCCGCGGCGGCTCGGACACGTCGGCGGTCGCGGTCGCGGCGGCGCTCGAGGCGGACGAATGCCTGATCTACACGGACGTCGACGGCGTGTACACGACCGATCCGCGCGTCGTCGAAGAGGCGCGCCGGCTCGATAGCGTGACGTTCGAGGAAATGCTGGAAATGGCGAGCCTCGGCTCGAAGGTGTTGCAGATCCGCTCGGTCGAGTTCGCGGGCAAGTACCGCGTGAAGACGCGCGTGCTGTCGAGCCTCACCGATCCGCAGATTCCGCTCGACGAAGAGATGCGCTCGGGTACCCTGATTACTTTTGAAGAAGACGAGACCATGGAAAAGGCAGTCATTTCCGGCATTGCGTTCCAGCGCGACGAAGCGCGCATTGCGGTGATGGGCGTGCCCGACAAGCCGGGCATCGCATATCAGATCCTCGGCCCTGTCGCGGATGCGAACATCGACGTCGACATGATCATCCAGAACCAGAGCGTCGAAGGGAAAACCGACTTCACGTTTACGGTCGGCCGCGGCGATTACCAGAAGGCGATGGACATCCTCACGAACCAGGTGAAGGGCCACGTGAACGCCGAGCAGGTGCTGGGCGACCCGAAGGTGTCGAAGGTGTCGGTGGTCGGCGTCGGGATGCGTTCGCACGTCGGCGTCGCGAGCACGATGTTCCGCACGCTGTCGGAGGAGGGCATCAACATCCAGATGATCTCGACGTCCGAAATCAAGATTTCGGTGCTGATCGACGAGAAATACATGGAATTGGCGGTCCGCGCACTGCACAAGGCATTCGAACTCGATCAGGCGTGA
- a CDS encoding autotransporter domain-containing esterase — MKIDSKQTRAVAAIALGIALALPAAACAQAFYALGDSLTDNGRVVRLTGILPNATSTIFRNGRSSNGPVWAEYLPSLIGARFAPDDDYAINGALSGHGGYLNIIPTRPTWRSLPGFVDQVDQLIAAHPRLRGDDLVGIWIGTNDQDLTKASLNGIEPFLGVPRPANIAEMSAYTLTNLNAQVRRLIGIGARQFVILNLNDANGTRPGYVDYNGKLPADLVQFSRQGVNVHLFDVSGLLNQMRRNPSAYGLNDAPDVQCRHVPSCNGGVVGLQNTYLTADGTHMMTSVHEYIALYLANQLNAPAAISTAPALGLDVARASALSALNMTDSGPLGAPRVALSDKLSLFADVGYTRNFHGAANGIDAFDSDVEMFSIGADYKLSAESSAGALFSSGNASGSIAGGQGRIGMHAYRLGFYHAFDRAGLFVRSYVGAGWSQYRLDRGAVLPGAISAHTTGFDFGGLVKAGFLFPLGGARLGPVADIGYAQLVTRGYAEEGDPILAQDVGVQRLKGVSAGAGVRFAAPLAAIGLRAGELSAEAHLRHDAFGDRTLVTAQRYAPGLPISTAVDGASATYERLSVALTVNPAKRWRGKLAVQADLGNAQRRSYTLLALLGGTF; from the coding sequence ATGAAAATCGATTCGAAGCAAACGCGCGCGGTTGCGGCGATCGCGCTCGGCATCGCGCTGGCGCTGCCCGCGGCGGCCTGCGCCCAAGCGTTCTACGCGCTCGGCGACAGCCTGACCGACAACGGCCGCGTCGTCAGGTTGACCGGCATCCTGCCGAACGCGACGTCGACGATCTTTCGCAACGGCCGCTCGTCGAACGGCCCGGTGTGGGCCGAATACTTGCCGAGCCTGATCGGCGCGCGATTCGCGCCCGATGACGATTACGCGATCAACGGCGCGCTGAGCGGGCACGGCGGCTATCTCAACATCATCCCGACGCGCCCGACTTGGCGCTCGCTGCCCGGGTTCGTCGATCAGGTCGATCAACTGATCGCCGCGCATCCGCGCTTGCGGGGCGACGATCTGGTCGGCATCTGGATCGGCACCAACGACCAGGATCTGACCAAGGCGAGCCTGAACGGCATCGAGCCGTTTCTCGGCGTGCCCCGGCCGGCCAACATCGCGGAAATGAGCGCGTACACGCTCACGAACCTCAATGCGCAGGTGCGGCGGTTGATCGGGATCGGCGCGCGCCAGTTCGTGATCCTGAACTTGAACGACGCCAACGGCACGCGGCCCGGATATGTCGACTACAACGGCAAGCTGCCCGCGGATCTCGTGCAGTTCTCGCGGCAAGGTGTCAACGTTCACCTGTTCGACGTGTCGGGCCTGCTGAACCAGATGCGCCGCAATCCGTCCGCATACGGGCTGAACGACGCGCCGGACGTGCAATGCCGCCACGTGCCGTCCTGCAACGGCGGCGTCGTCGGCCTGCAAAACACCTATCTCACGGCGGACGGCACGCACATGATGACGAGCGTGCACGAGTACATCGCTCTCTACCTCGCGAATCAGCTGAATGCGCCGGCCGCGATCTCGACCGCGCCGGCGCTCGGGCTCGACGTCGCCCGGGCGAGCGCGCTGTCGGCGCTGAACATGACCGACAGCGGGCCGCTCGGTGCGCCGCGTGTCGCGCTGTCGGACAAGCTGTCGCTGTTCGCCGACGTCGGCTATACGCGCAACTTTCACGGCGCGGCAAACGGCATCGACGCGTTCGACAGCGATGTCGAGATGTTCTCGATCGGCGCCGACTACAAGCTGTCCGCTGAGTCGAGCGCCGGCGCGCTCTTTTCGAGCGGCAACGCGAGCGGCTCGATCGCCGGCGGGCAAGGGCGGATCGGGATGCATGCATACCGGCTCGGCTTCTATCATGCGTTCGACCGCGCCGGCCTGTTCGTGCGTTCGTACGTCGGCGCAGGCTGGAGCCAGTATCGGCTCGATCGCGGCGCCGTGCTGCCGGGGGCGATCAGCGCGCATACCACCGGCTTCGATTTCGGCGGGCTCGTCAAGGCCGGATTCCTGTTCCCGCTTGGCGGCGCGCGGCTTGGCCCCGTTGCCGACATCGGGTACGCGCAGCTCGTCACGCGCGGCTACGCGGAGGAGGGCGACCCGATCCTCGCGCAGGACGTCGGCGTGCAGCGGCTGAAGGGCGTAAGCGCCGGAGCGGGCGTGCGCTTCGCGGCGCCGCTCGCGGCGATCGGGCTGCGCGCCGGCGAGTTGTCCGCCGAGGCGCACCTGCGGCACGATGCGTTCGGCGACCGCACGCTCGTCACGGCCCAGCGTTATGCGCCCGGTCTGCCGATCAGCACGGCCGTCGATGGCGCGAGCGCGACCTATGAGCGGCTGTCGGTCGCGCTCACCGTGAATCCCGCGAAGCGGTGGCGGGGCAAGCTCGCCGTGCAGGCGGATCTCGGCAACGCGCAGCGCCGTTCGTACACGCTGCTCGCGCTGCTGGGCGGCACGTTCTGA
- a CDS encoding efflux RND transporter permease subunit, producing MSKNLFAVFIRYPVATCLMTAGILFAGVAAYFHLPVAPLPQVEFPTIQVSAVLPGADPVSVASTLAQPLETQFSKIPYVTQMTSQSTLSSTSIVLQFSLDRSIDAAANDVQSAIDAAAAQLPADLPSPPTFQKVNPADSPIMLLSAISPTLPLTTIDDYVETRLTKSLSQIDGVGSVSIGGQQKPSIRIQLDPVKLASRGLSSEEVRRALSGLSGVNPKGVFNGTTRSYTIYTNGQLTDPAQWNDAIVAYRDGTPVRIRDIGQAVLGPEDNTLAAWIDGKRAISVGVYKKPGANTVETVDKIRARLPELEASLPPSLKIAVLADRTQTIRASLLDIELTLLLNVVLVVVVIYAFLGSVRTTIIPAVTVPVSLFGACALMWVCGYSLDNISLMAMTIAVGFVVDDAIVMVENIARHVEAGERPLQAALKGLSETSFTIASISISLVAVLLPLLLMGGIIGRMFREFAVTLSMTILVSAFVSLTLTPMMASYLLRANRRDDGRAPRPGLFERAFARMAAAYERALDVALRHRFVTLCAFFASVAASVFLYVGIPKGFFPQQDTGVITGVSEAAQTISVEDMARHSMALAAIIRADPAVEHCQMAVGGSAYAGTTVNNGRWYITLKPRDQRDATADEVIRRLRPQFAKVPGVRMYLQAAQDVIIGARLARTQYQLTLQSADVGELTKWAPRLLARLSVLPQLRDVASDQQVNGSALSVAIDRDQAARYGLTPEAIDGTLYDAFGSRQVAQYFTQLSTYKVIMETLPSLQRDPGTLDKLYMKSPSGALVPLSSVARWTTDTVQPLSVNHQSLFPSVTISFNLAPGVSLGEATAAIEAAQAALRMPPAVVGSFQGTAQAFQSTLATMPMLILSALVVAYLVLGALYGSFIHPWTILSTLPSAGVGAIATLWLFKYDFNLIALIGVILLIGIVKKNGIMMVDFAIAATREQNMTSFDAIRSACLLRFRPIMMTTMTALFGALPLMFTPGMGSELRQPLGYAMVGGLLVSQVLTLLTTPVIYLYLDTLSSRLKARFRPLGPDMPSNAHVEGATQD from the coding sequence ATGAGCAAGAACCTGTTCGCGGTGTTCATCCGCTACCCGGTCGCCACCTGCCTGATGACGGCGGGCATCCTGTTCGCGGGCGTGGCCGCGTATTTCCATTTGCCCGTCGCGCCACTGCCGCAGGTCGAGTTCCCGACCATCCAGGTCTCGGCCGTGCTGCCCGGCGCCGATCCGGTTTCGGTCGCGTCGACGCTCGCGCAGCCGCTCGAGACGCAGTTCTCGAAGATACCGTACGTCACGCAGATGACGTCGCAAAGCACGCTCAGCTCGACGTCGATCGTGCTGCAATTCAGTCTCGATCGCAGCATCGACGCGGCCGCCAACGACGTGCAGTCCGCGATCGACGCGGCGGCCGCGCAACTGCCGGCGGACCTTCCCTCGCCGCCGACGTTCCAGAAGGTCAATCCGGCCGACTCGCCGATCATGCTGCTGAGCGCGATATCGCCGACACTGCCGCTCACGACGATCGACGACTATGTCGAGACGCGGCTGACGAAAAGCCTGAGCCAGATCGACGGCGTCGGCAGCGTGTCGATCGGCGGGCAACAGAAGCCGTCGATCCGCATCCAGCTCGACCCGGTCAAGCTCGCGTCGCGCGGCCTGTCGTCCGAGGAGGTGCGCCGCGCGCTGTCGGGCCTGTCGGGCGTGAATCCGAAAGGCGTGTTCAACGGCACGACGCGCTCGTACACGATCTACACGAACGGACAGCTGACCGATCCGGCGCAGTGGAACGACGCGATCGTCGCGTACCGGGACGGCACGCCGGTGCGCATCCGGGACATCGGGCAAGCGGTGCTCGGCCCCGAGGACAACACGCTTGCCGCATGGATCGACGGCAAGCGCGCGATTTCGGTCGGCGTCTACAAGAAGCCCGGCGCGAACACCGTCGAGACCGTCGACAAGATCCGCGCCAGGCTGCCCGAGCTCGAGGCGTCGCTGCCGCCGTCGCTGAAGATCGCCGTGCTAGCGGACCGCACGCAGACGATCCGCGCGTCGCTGCTCGACATCGAGCTCACGCTGCTGCTGAACGTCGTGCTCGTCGTCGTCGTGATCTACGCGTTTCTCGGCAGCGTGCGCACGACGATTATCCCGGCCGTCACGGTGCCGGTCTCGCTGTTCGGCGCGTGCGCGCTGATGTGGGTGTGCGGGTACAGCCTCGACAACATCTCGCTGATGGCGATGACGATCGCGGTCGGCTTCGTCGTCGACGACGCGATCGTGATGGTCGAGAACATCGCGCGCCACGTCGAGGCGGGCGAGCGGCCGCTGCAGGCGGCGCTCAAGGGGCTGAGCGAAACGAGCTTCACGATCGCGTCGATCAGCATCTCGCTCGTCGCGGTGCTGCTGCCGCTGTTGCTGATGGGCGGCATCATCGGCCGCATGTTCCGCGAGTTCGCCGTCACGCTGTCGATGACGATTCTCGTGTCCGCATTCGTCTCGCTCACGCTCACGCCGATGATGGCGTCGTACCTGCTGCGCGCGAATCGCCGCGACGACGGCCGTGCGCCGCGCCCCGGGCTCTTCGAGCGCGCGTTCGCGCGGATGGCGGCCGCGTACGAGCGCGCGCTCGACGTCGCGCTGCGGCACCGTTTCGTCACGCTGTGCGCGTTCTTCGCGTCGGTCGCGGCTTCCGTGTTCCTCTACGTCGGGATTCCGAAAGGCTTCTTCCCGCAGCAGGACACGGGCGTGATCACCGGCGTTTCCGAAGCCGCACAGACCATTTCCGTCGAGGACATGGCCCGCCACTCGATGGCACTCGCCGCGATCATCCGCGCCGACCCGGCCGTCGAGCATTGCCAGATGGCGGTGGGCGGCAGCGCGTATGCGGGCACGACCGTGAACAACGGCCGCTGGTACATCACGCTCAAGCCGCGCGATCAGCGCGACGCCACCGCCGACGAGGTGATCCGCCGGCTGCGGCCGCAATTCGCGAAAGTGCCCGGCGTGCGCATGTACCTGCAGGCGGCGCAGGACGTGATCATCGGCGCGCGGCTCGCGCGCACCCAGTACCAGCTGACGCTGCAAAGCGCCGACGTCGGCGAGCTGACGAAGTGGGCGCCGCGCCTGCTCGCGCGGCTGTCCGTGCTACCGCAGCTGCGCGACGTCGCGAGCGACCAGCAGGTGAACGGCTCGGCGCTCAGCGTCGCGATCGACCGCGATCAGGCCGCGCGCTACGGCCTCACGCCCGAGGCGATCGACGGCACGCTGTACGACGCGTTCGGCTCGCGCCAGGTCGCGCAGTACTTCACGCAGTTGTCGACCTACAAGGTCATCATGGAAACGCTGCCGTCGCTGCAGCGCGATCCGGGCACGCTCGACAAGCTCTACATGAAATCGCCGTCGGGCGCGCTGGTGCCGCTGTCGTCGGTCGCGCGCTGGACGACCGACACGGTGCAGCCGCTGTCGGTCAATCACCAGTCGCTTTTCCCATCGGTCACGATCAGCTTCAACCTCGCGCCCGGCGTCTCGCTCGGCGAGGCCACGGCCGCCATCGAGGCCGCGCAGGCCGCGCTGCGCATGCCGCCCGCCGTCGTCGGGTCGTTCCAGGGCACCGCGCAGGCATTCCAGAGCACGCTCGCGACGATGCCGATGCTGATCCTGTCCGCGCTCGTCGTCGCGTATCTGGTGCTCGGCGCGCTGTACGGCAGCTTCATCCATCCGTGGACGATCCTGTCGACGCTCCCGTCGGCCGGCGTCGGCGCGATCGCGACGCTGTGGCTGTTCAAGTACGACTTCAACCTGATCGCGCTGATCGGCGTGATTCTTCTCATCGGCATCGTCAAGAAGAACGGGATCATGATGGTCGACTTCGCGATCGCCGCGACGCGCGAGCAGAACATGACGTCGTTCGACGCGATCCGCAGCGCGTGCCTGCTGCGCTTCCGGCCGATCATGATGACGACGATGACCGCGCTCTTCGGCGCGCTGCCGCTCATGTTCACGCCCGGAATGGGATCGGAGCTGCGGCAGCCGCTCGGCTACGCGATGGTGGGCGGGCTTCTGGTGAGCCAGGTGCTCACGCTGTTGACGACGCCCGTCATCTATCTGTATCTCGATACGCTGTCGAGCCGCCTGAAGGCGCGCTTCAGGCCGCTCGGCCCCGACATGCCGTCGAACGCGCATGTGGAGGGCGCGACCCAGGACTGA
- a CDS encoding acetyl-CoA carboxylase carboxyltransferase subunit alpha, translated as MKTTFLDFEQPIAELEAKIEELRFVQDDSVVDISEEIERLSKKSQQLTKDLYAHLTPWQVSQIARHPQRPYTLDYVSELFTDFHELHGDRAFADDLSIVGGLARFNGHACMVIGHQKGRDTKERAARNFGMPRPEGYRKAERLMRVAEKFGLPIFTFIDTPGAYPGVGAEERGQSEAIGHNLYVMAELKTPIIATVIGEGGSGGALAIAVADTVMMLQFSTYSVISPEGCASILWKSAAKAPEAAEALGLTAHRLKALGLIDKIVNEPLGGAHRDPKGTAALLRRALGDSLRQFQGMSVDALRERRFERLMAYGKYKETTARA; from the coding sequence ATGAAGACCACCTTTCTGGACTTCGAGCAGCCGATCGCCGAGCTCGAGGCGAAAATCGAGGAACTGCGCTTCGTGCAGGACGATTCGGTTGTCGACATTTCGGAAGAGATCGAGCGGCTGTCGAAAAAGAGCCAGCAACTCACGAAGGATCTGTACGCGCACCTGACGCCCTGGCAGGTGTCGCAGATCGCGCGCCATCCGCAGCGGCCGTATACGCTCGATTACGTGAGCGAACTCTTCACCGATTTCCACGAACTGCACGGCGACCGCGCGTTCGCGGACGACCTGTCGATCGTCGGCGGCCTCGCTCGCTTCAACGGCCATGCGTGCATGGTGATCGGCCATCAGAAGGGCCGCGACACGAAGGAGCGCGCCGCGCGCAATTTCGGGATGCCGCGCCCCGAAGGCTACCGGAAGGCGGAGCGCCTGATGCGCGTCGCCGAAAAGTTCGGGCTGCCGATCTTCACGTTCATCGACACGCCGGGCGCGTATCCAGGCGTCGGTGCGGAGGAGCGCGGCCAGTCGGAGGCGATCGGCCACAATCTGTACGTGATGGCCGAGCTGAAGACGCCGATCATCGCGACGGTGATCGGCGAGGGCGGCTCGGGCGGCGCGCTCGCGATCGCGGTCGCCGATACGGTGATGATGCTGCAGTTCTCGACGTATTCGGTGATCTCGCCGGAAGGGTGCGCGTCGATCCTGTGGAAGAGCGCGGCGAAGGCGCCGGAAGCGGCCGAGGCGCTCGGCCTGACCGCGCATCGCCTGAAGGCGCTCGGCCTCATCGACAAGATCGTCAACGAGCCGCTCGGCGGCGCGCATCGCGATCCGAAGGGCACGGCCGCGCTGCTGCGCCGCGCGCTCGGCGATTCGCTGCGCCAGTTCCAGGGCATGAGCGTCGATGCGCTGCGCGAGCGCCGCTTCGAACGCCTGATGGCCTACGGCAAGTACAAGGAAACGACGGCGCGCGCGTGA
- a CDS encoding DHH family phosphoesterase, whose protein sequence is MNDTPFTPEIRDAQGPNAEAAETAARVAAQEIYVFNGDADGLCALQQLRLDEGAGTSLVTGVKRDIQLLSRVSAGPGCRVTVLDVSHDRNRGDVARILAAGAALRYFDHHFAGELPNHPRFHAYIDTAPDVCTSVLVDRYLRGRHAGWAVVAAFGDALPDVGRALARQHGIASGATELLAQLGRCLNYNAYGEDLGDLYFSPHALADAMLPYADPLDFIAGTDVLPVLADGYRDDLLRARSIEPAFDVPGATMLVLPAEKWARRVSGVLANELMADGSARALAVLSPRRDGGYVVSVRVPAGSAVGADDFCRLFDTGGGRKLAAGIDRLPDADVDQFAARLRATFAR, encoded by the coding sequence TTGAACGACACCCCATTCACGCCGGAAATTCGCGATGCGCAGGGCCCGAACGCCGAAGCCGCGGAGACGGCGGCTCGCGTGGCGGCGCAGGAAATCTACGTGTTCAACGGCGACGCGGACGGCTTGTGCGCGTTGCAGCAACTGCGGCTCGACGAGGGCGCGGGGACCTCGCTCGTGACGGGCGTCAAGCGCGACATTCAACTGCTGTCGCGCGTGTCGGCCGGACCGGGGTGCCGGGTCACGGTGCTCGACGTGTCCCATGACCGCAATCGCGGCGACGTCGCGCGAATCCTCGCGGCAGGCGCCGCGCTGCGTTACTTCGATCATCACTTCGCCGGCGAGCTGCCGAACCATCCGCGCTTTCACGCGTATATCGACACCGCGCCCGACGTCTGCACGAGCGTGCTCGTGGATCGCTACCTGCGGGGACGCCATGCGGGCTGGGCCGTCGTCGCGGCGTTCGGCGACGCGTTGCCTGACGTCGGCCGCGCGCTGGCGCGACAGCACGGCATCGCGTCCGGCGCAACCGAATTGCTCGCGCAATTGGGCCGTTGCCTGAACTACAACGCGTATGGCGAGGATCTCGGCGATCTGTATTTCTCGCCCCATGCGCTGGCCGACGCGATGCTGCCGTATGCGGACCCGCTCGACTTCATCGCCGGAACCGACGTGCTGCCGGTGCTGGCCGACGGCTACCGCGACGATCTGCTTCGCGCACGCTCGATCGAGCCGGCGTTCGACGTGCCCGGCGCGACAATGCTCGTGCTGCCCGCCGAGAAATGGGCGCGCCGCGTGAGCGGCGTGCTGGCGAACGAGCTGATGGCGGACGGCTCCGCCCGCGCGCTCGCGGTCCTGAGCCCGCGGCGCGACGGCGGCTACGTGGTGAGCGTGCGGGTGCCCGCCGGCAGTGCGGTCGGCGCCGACGATTTCTGCCGACTGTTCGACACCGGAGGCGGACGCAAGCTCGCGGCGGGAATCGACCGCCTTCCCGATGCCGACGTCGACCAGTTCGCCGCGCGCTTGCGGGCCACCTTCGCCCGCTGA
- the tilS gene encoding tRNA lysidine(34) synthetase TilS encodes MISPHEFSADRVVLDAIGVALSAPPDDAPIAIAYSGGLDSTVLLHAAARIAGAGRCIALHVHHGLSANADAWLAHCAETAQALGVRFDAARVDVPRASGQGVEASARDVRYRALETMCARYGARALWLAQHADDQAETVLLQLLRGAGIAGLAAMAPQYRPALADVMRVRPLLHLLRAQLERYAQQHALRWIDDESNADTRYARNALRVDVLPALAPHFPGFRDALGRAAQHAAAAQRLLDDLAAIDLRAVARDDARVLSRDALVVLDDERGANLLRYWMRSLGLPGASAARLAEMMKQLRAARDAYALRVDHAGWRLRLYRDDIQWEAVDGAASAAARTMRADAAGDDTGEDTGDDAGDDTLSAARPPECVLAWRGQEVWRVPGWRGTFVFSPVAAHEPDAVPEALLAAADLRACARAGGERMRVWRGGPGRTLKNVFQERGVPAWQRDVPLLYVGDQLLFVPRIGVNRAAHDGADAPGGWRRIEWRPDMLIA; translated from the coding sequence GTGATCTCCCCTCATGAATTTTCCGCCGATCGCGTCGTGCTCGACGCGATCGGCGTTGCGCTGTCCGCGCCGCCCGACGATGCGCCGATCGCGATCGCGTACAGCGGCGGCCTCGATTCGACGGTGCTGCTGCACGCGGCCGCGCGCATCGCGGGCGCCGGGCGCTGCATCGCGCTGCATGTGCACCACGGCTTGAGCGCGAACGCCGACGCGTGGCTCGCGCATTGCGCGGAAACTGCGCAGGCGCTCGGCGTGCGATTCGACGCGGCGCGCGTCGACGTGCCGCGCGCGAGCGGGCAGGGCGTCGAGGCGAGCGCGCGCGACGTGCGCTATCGCGCGCTTGAGACGATGTGCGCGCGGTACGGCGCGCGCGCGCTGTGGCTCGCGCAGCACGCGGACGATCAGGCGGAGACGGTGCTGCTGCAATTGCTGCGCGGCGCGGGTATCGCGGGGTTGGCGGCGATGGCGCCGCAGTACCGGCCGGCGCTCGCCGACGTCATGCGCGTGCGTCCGCTCCTGCATCTGTTGCGCGCGCAGCTCGAGCGCTACGCGCAGCAGCATGCGCTGCGCTGGATCGACGACGAATCGAATGCCGATACGCGCTATGCGCGCAATGCGCTGCGCGTCGACGTGCTTCCCGCGCTTGCGCCGCACTTTCCCGGTTTTCGCGATGCGCTCGGCCGCGCCGCGCAGCATGCGGCGGCGGCTCAGCGTCTGCTCGACGATCTCGCCGCGATCGATCTGCGCGCGGTCGCGCGCGACGACGCCCGCGTGTTGTCGCGCGATGCGCTCGTTGTGCTCGACGACGAGCGCGGCGCGAATCTGCTGCGCTACTGGATGCGCTCGCTCGGGCTGCCGGGCGCGTCGGCCGCGCGCCTTGCCGAGATGATGAAGCAACTGCGCGCGGCGCGCGACGCGTATGCGTTGCGCGTCGATCATGCGGGATGGCGCCTGCGTCTTTATCGCGACGACATTCAATGGGAAGCGGTCGACGGCGCTGCATCGGCGGCGGCGCGAACGATGCGCGCCGATGCGGCCGGCGACGACACGGGCGAGGACACGGGTGACGACGCGGGCGACGACACGCTGAGCGCCGCACGGCCGCCGGAATGCGTGCTTGCCTGGCGGGGGCAGGAGGTGTGGCGCGTGCCCGGATGGCGCGGCACCTTCGTATTCAGCCCGGTCGCGGCGCACGAGCCGGATGCGGTGCCGGAGGCGTTGCTCGCGGCCGCCGACCTGCGCGCATGCGCGCGCGCGGGAGGCGAGCGCATGCGCGTGTGGCGCGGCGGCCCGGGGCGCACGCTGAAGAATGTGTTCCAGGAGCGCGGCGTGCCGGCCTGGCAGCGCGACGTCCCGCTGTTGTACGTGGGCGACCAACTGCTGTTCGTGCCGCGCATCGGCGTGAACCGTGCGGCGCACGACGGCGCCGATGCGCCCGGCGGCTGGCGGCGCATCGAATGGCGGCCCGACATGCTGATTGCGTAG